The DNA sequence AGAGGTAACTGAAGAGCTCCACGTTAAACCCGCCGGCTAAACTAATCACGATTAACCCAGTGGAGAAACCCAGCGCCAACATAACCGCAATCGCGGAATCCGACGTCGTGATTTTCCGCCGCCGCATATACGAGATAGCGAAAACCGCCAGCACCGAGACCGCCAGCGCTGTTAAAAGCGGATTTATGCCCAAAAGCAGTCCTAACGCGATGCCGCCAAACGCCGTGTGCGAGAGGCCATCGCCCACCATGGCTTCTTTCTTTAAAATCAGAAACATCCCCACCAAGCCACAGGCAACCGCTGCAATTATGCCGCCGACCAGCGCATTCTGGAAGAACTGGTAGCCAAATAGGCTCAACGGATCAGCGCTCATGTTCGAAAACCCCTGTGCATTCATGTCGATGGAATACAAAGTGGAAGTGGTCGCCGTAGGCACGTTTAAGCAGTTGGTTGGCGTCTAAGTCCTCGGTTATTTGGGCTACTTCTACTTGTTTGTTGACGCATAGCACTTTTGACATGCGGCAGAAAACCGATGCTAAATCATGCGTTACAATAAGAATGGTGGTTTGCCGCTGGGTGTTTAGGTCGCTGAGTTTCTTGTAGAAACGCTCTTGCGCAGTCGAATCAACACCCACTATGGGCTCGTCGAGAAAAATCAACTCAGGCTTTCGCGCCAGCGCTTTTGCCACAAACACACGCTGCTTCTGCCCGCCTGAAAGCTGCCCAATCCGTCTGTTGGCAACGTCACGCAGCCCCATGAAATCGATGCTTTCATCCACCGCCGCCCAATCTTCATGTCTAAACCGGCGCCCCACGTTGCCCTTGCGGATGCAGCCCAAAGAAACCAGCTCCCTTACAGTCAACGGAAACTCGTTTTCGAAGCTGGTGGCGTTCTGGGAGATGTAGGCAACTTTTTCCCACGCAGTGAATTTGGTGGTTTCTGTGCCAAAGAGGCGGATGGTGCCTTTTGCTGTGGGTAGAAAGTTCAGGATAGCGCCTAGAAGTGTGGTTTTTCCGCCTCCGTTGGGGCCCACGATACCGACGTAGTCGCCTCGGTTAACTGTGAAGCTTGCATCTTCGATGACGGGGTCGCTGCTTCGGTTAACGTAGAGGTTTTGGACTTCTAAAATAGGGGTGGTTTTTGGCATAGGTTTCTGCTCTACCATTTTGGGGTTCAGCAATATTTACCTAGCGTTAAGCTGCGCCCAAACCAGTTTTAAGGTTGGTGAGATTTGTCTGCATCTGCTCCAGATAATCCATGTTGTCGGTTTGTCCCAGCATCAGGTACAGTTCAAGGATGGTTACGCTGTGCCCAGTTTGCGCTTGGACTTCGGTTCGGATAGTATTGGCGTATTCACTTGAGTAAACGGGGTCAACGTAGACCACGTAGATTTGTTGCTGCTTCATTTCGCTGACTAATGCGGCTATGGTGGCGGCGCTGGGCTGCTCATCGGCGGATAAACCGATAACGCCATGCTGCTCAAACCCGTAGCGTGAAGCTAAATATCCAAATGCCTCATGAGACACAAAGATTGCGCTCTTATTTGCCTCAGAAAGCCCTGTTTTGTATTCACTGTCTAGCTGCTCAAGTTTTTCTTCTAAACTCTGCCAACGCGATGTATAGTAGCTTTCATGCTCAGGGTCAACTTGGACTAGGGCATTGTAGATTTTTTCTGCCTGCTGCTTTGCCATGTAGGGGCTGACCCATGTGTGGGGATCATAGGCGCCATGGTCATGTTCTTCTTCGGCTGCTTCATGTTCATGCTCATGTTCCTGATTGGCTATAAGAGTTAATCCAGAGGTAGTCTCGACTACGGTTCTGGTT is a window from the Candidatus Bathyarchaeota archaeon genome containing:
- a CDS encoding metal ABC transporter ATP-binding protein, translated to MPKTTPILEVQNLYVNRSSDPVIEDASFTVNRGDYVGIVGPNGGGKTTLLGAILNFLPTAKGTIRLFGTETTKFTAWEKVAYISQNATSFENEFPLTVRELVSLGCIRKGNVGRRFRHEDWAAVDESIDFMGLRDVANRRIGQLSGGQKQRVFVAKALARKPELIFLDEPIVGVDSTAQERFYKKLSDLNTQRQTTILIVTHDLASVFCRMSKVLCVNKQVEVAQITEDLDANQLLKRAYGDHFHFVFHRHECTGVFEHER
- a CDS encoding zinc ABC transporter substrate-binding protein, encoding MNSKQKIFLAAIIIIAIVGSAIAAALYTATPKTDKLQVVATFYPLAYLTEQIGGDQVQVTQLIPSNTEIHNWEPSASNIAATQDADIIIYNGAGADHWMEDDVLPALSDTQTRTVVETTSGLTLIANQEHEHEHEAAEEEHDHGAYDPHTWVSPYMAKQQAEKIYNALVQVDPEHESYYTSRWQSLEEKLEQLDSEYKTGLSEANKSAIFVSHEAFGYLASRYGFEQHGVIGLSADEQPSAATIAALVSEMKQQQIYVVYVDPVYSSEYANTIRTEVQAQTGHSVTILELYLMLGQTDNMDYLEQMQTNLTNLKTGLGAA